GCTGATTCTGACCCCCGAACAGCAGGCCTTGGCGGCACAGAAGCCGGCCGATGCCGGGAAGTCGGCGGCGTGACCGTCGGTGCGCACGGGCGGGATCATAGCCCGCCGAGTGCGGAATCGCGGGTTCGGCTCGGGCGAGGATCTGCGATCTTTCGCGCTCTCGTCCGGCTCGGGACGTCTCCGATGCAGAGGAGGAGCGGATGAGCGAGGAATGGACAGAATTGGATGACGCCATAGAGGAAGTGCGCGCCGTTCGGCGCCGGCTCTCGGCACGGTTCGGAGATGATCCGGCGAAGATCACGGCGCACTATATGGAATACCAGAAGCAGTTTGGTGACAGGCTGCGGGAGCCCGATGCGATTGAGAAGCCGAGCGGACCTGGCAGATCGGCTGCATGAATCGCGTTCGGGCGTGCTTCTACACGGCCTCTGCCTCGAACGCCGCGAGGCGCCACATCATCCCCGCCGCGCCGCGTGCTTCGTGAGCCGCGCGGAAGCCGGTGTCGTGCAGTAGCACGCGGATCTCCTGGCGTGAGTACATGCGCTGGTACTCGACGCGGAGAGCCCGGCGCATCCACAGGTCAAAGGCGCGCATCCGGAGCGGCGCGCGATCCCAGTCTACCAGCAACAGGCGGCCGCCTGGCCTGAGCACTCGCCGAATTTCAGCGAAGCCAGCACCTGCATTGGGCCAGTAGTGCAGGTTCGACGCGCACAGGGCGGTGTCGAACGACGCCGTCGCGATCGGCAGGGCGAGCGCGCTTCCCGCGACGGCGGCGCCGGGCCATCCGCCCGCCCCGAGCTTCGGCGCCGCCTTCCTCAGCATCCCGGGCGACAGGTCTACCCCCACGTACGGATCCACCGACGCCCCCCACTCGGCGAGAGCGTGCGCCAGGTTCCCCGTCCCACATCCGACGTCCAGCACCTTCCCGAGCTTCCGTCCTTCGATCCACGGGCGCAGCAACGCCAGGCTCGCGCGATTGTAGCGCGCCCACCGGCGGTCGTACTCCGCGGCGGCGCGGTCGTACTCGCGGCGGAGAGAGCTGGGAAGAGAGTCGGGCATGGAAAGGTTTTGTCTGCGGCTCTGCACGGGCGACTGAAGTCGCTGCAACGACCACACGAAAAGTCCGCCTTCGCGGACTGGCTTGTGGTGTCGCGGTAATGAGTGGGTGACGCGTCCCTGCTGCGGGGTTTCGATTCCACCGAACTCTGCAGAACGATGCAGGCCGGAGTCTCTTCGCGAGATCTCCGGCCTGCTTTTGAATCTACCGCCCGGGCGCCACGATCACATCTTCTTGTACGCCGGGCCGCTCCCGCCCTCGCGCGGCGTCCAGCGCGGGCCGATGACGTCGGTGGCCTTGCAGTCGATGCAGTTGGGGGCGTTCACCACCAGCTTGTCGCCGTTCAGCTCGTACACGCCGGCGGGGCACAGGTGCACGTACAGCTGCGCCACCTCGGGGCTGATGTCCTGGCCCACGATCAGGTGCGAGGGGATGTCGTCGCGGGTCTGGTTGCCCGCCTTGAACACCGCGTCGACCTTGCTGAACGTCAGCTTGCCGTCGGGGGTGAACGGCTGCTCGGGCGTCACCTCGCGCGGCGCCTCGGCATCGGAGTGCATGCTGATCTTGCCGCCCGGGAACCGCCCGCCGGTCACCGTCATCAGCGCCGCCTTGGCCCCGCCCACGAAGAAGCCGTCCTTGAACGCCAGCCGCTGGTTGCGGCTCTTGTACAGGTCGTCCCGCACGTAGCTGCCGTGCACCATCGTGTCGTACGCCGCCAGGGACGATGACGACGTGTCGCCCTTCTTCAGCCCCTCGAAGATGGCGCGCGCGGCGAACATGCCGGTCTGCATGGCGTAGTGGATGCCCTTCAGCGAGGGCACGTCAACGAAGCCCGCCGTGTCGCCCACCATCACCAGCCCATCGCCGTGCAGCCGCCCCGGCAGGCCGAAGAAGCCGCCCTCGGGGATGGTCTTGGCGCCCCACTCCACCATCTCGCCGCCCTCCAGGTACTTCCGGAAGAACGGGTGAAGCTTCATCCGCTGCAGCATTTCGTGCACGTCCAGCGTGGTCTGCCGGTAGTCCAGCCCCACCACCAGTCC
This sequence is a window from Longimicrobium sp.. Protein-coding genes within it:
- a CDS encoding class I SAM-dependent methyltransferase; amino-acid sequence: MPDSLPSSLRREYDRAAAEYDRRWARYNRASLALLRPWIEGRKLGKVLDVGCGTGNLAHALAEWGASVDPYVGVDLSPGMLRKAAPKLGAGGWPGAAVAGSALALPIATASFDTALCASNLHYWPNAGAGFAEIRRVLRPGGRLLLVDWDRAPLRMRAFDLWMRRALRVEYQRMYSRQEIRVLLHDTGFRAAHEARGAAGMMWRLAAFEAEAV